One genomic window of Archangium lipolyticum includes the following:
- a CDS encoding enoyl-ACP reductase FabI, producing MFDLSGTRAAIFGLANEDSIAWHVARALKQAGASIHVGYQQRFKSRVLQALKDADFAPDGLHRCDVTDPAEVDAFFTAVGGPLHVMVHSIGFAPLETFGKPISELSSAEFSQALEISAYSLLRLTRAALPHLAGPASVIAMTYLGSTRVVPGYKVMGVAKAALESIVRELAVEVGPRGVRVNAISAGPIRTLAAQAVSGIDVMLERYAEVAPLRTRVEASDVADTALFLASSASRKLTGQVLFVDAGFSILGAVG from the coding sequence ATGTTCGACCTTTCTGGAACCAGAGCGGCGATCTTCGGCCTCGCCAACGAGGACAGCATCGCCTGGCACGTCGCACGGGCGCTCAAGCAGGCGGGAGCCAGCATCCACGTGGGCTACCAGCAGCGCTTCAAGAGCCGGGTCCTGCAGGCCCTCAAGGACGCGGACTTCGCTCCGGATGGCCTCCACCGGTGCGATGTCACGGACCCGGCCGAGGTGGACGCGTTCTTCACCGCCGTGGGGGGACCGCTCCATGTCATGGTCCACTCCATCGGCTTCGCTCCGCTGGAGACGTTCGGCAAGCCCATCTCCGAGCTGTCCAGCGCCGAGTTCTCCCAGGCGCTGGAGATCTCCGCCTATAGCTTGCTGCGCCTCACCCGCGCCGCGCTGCCCCATCTGGCCGGGCCCGCGAGCGTGATAGCCATGACGTACCTCGGGTCCACCCGGGTCGTGCCGGGATACAAGGTGATGGGGGTGGCCAAGGCCGCCCTGGAGTCCATCGTGCGGGAGCTGGCGGTGGAGGTGGGGCCCCGGGGGGTCCGGGTCAACGCCATCTCCGCCGGCCCGATCCGCACCCTGGCCGCGCAGGCGGTCTCCGGCATCGACGTGATGCTCGAGCGCTACGCGGAGGTGGCGCCGCTGCGCACCCGCGTCGAGGCCTCCGACGTAGCGGACACGGCGCTGTTCCTGGCCTCCAGCGCGTCCCGCAAGCTCACAGGCCAGGTGCTGTTCGTGGATGCCGGCTTCTCGATCCTGGGGGCAGTGGGCTGA
- a CDS encoding ATP-binding protein — translation MRRSRDRQPGDRARRGRGLPPLRITLPLVLLIFAATLGLYDLRQSSRVTLQQIEAYTLEGLTHRLGEKQAHLELLLRMRDLEQTQGEIASLGTDPHIQTALLIDETGTVVASTRRIELGRPARALHPELYSGDAEHRMEMARQHLAASVRVTPEGGALVGCYPVLGPPHPGMLSPPAVWLLVVERDLTTLKVQGLQQVRLGVMKRSLMIGLLAGLLWLFSYFALTRRVDRLVAATRSIATRDWETRCGLTGRDELAQVCQAFDDMADHLRTTQSQLEESEAHVRLLLDSTAEGILGVDPDGCSTFVNRSAVRMLGYSDASELLGRDAHGTWHHTRADGTPYPESECPILRALKTGTPYHTTEDVLWRKDGTSFPVERWSHPLRLDGSPVGIVSTFIDITERKRAEDTQRVLLEASTQLAELLDETSTLERVARLAVPQLGQWCVIDRVDDAGRIHRAAQVHQDPTRKRLLRELTERYPPGWNTLQPTVHVLRTGRPLLATEATRALFHTGDADAEYPEMLRRMGARTAMALPLSARGQTLAAMLLVSDRPGFEYGPHELSLAEELARRASVAMDNARLYQQSQEAVRLREDFLSVASHELHTPLTPLRLHLQTLRRALAASAGGAGASHLMPKVDKALEQVKRLSQLVDDLLDVSRLTSGRLRLQLEEVDLVELTWDQAERFSEQASAAGCQLLVTIEGPTVGHWDRMRLEQVLTNLVINALKYGVGRPVEIHVASSGGRARWSIRDHGIGIATKDLGRIFERFERAVSTRQYGGLGLGLYISRAIVRSLGGDIHVASQPGAGSVFTVELPLEPARDSRAPGAPPPELHAGSPSAPGP, via the coding sequence ATGAGGCGCTCCCGGGACCGCCAACCCGGAGACCGTGCGAGGAGAGGCCGGGGTCTGCCCCCCCTGCGCATCACCCTCCCGCTGGTCCTGCTGATCTTCGCGGCGACGTTGGGCCTCTACGACCTGCGGCAGAGCTCGCGCGTCACCCTCCAGCAGATCGAGGCGTACACCCTCGAGGGGCTCACCCATCGGCTGGGAGAGAAGCAGGCTCACCTGGAGCTGCTCCTGCGAATGCGGGACCTGGAGCAGACGCAGGGGGAGATCGCCAGCCTGGGGACGGATCCCCATATCCAGACGGCCCTGCTCATCGACGAGACCGGCACGGTGGTCGCCTCGACCCGGCGCATCGAGCTGGGCCGGCCGGCCCGAGCCCTCCACCCCGAGCTGTACTCCGGGGATGCGGAGCACCGGATGGAGATGGCCCGCCAGCACCTCGCCGCGAGTGTCCGGGTGACCCCCGAGGGTGGAGCCCTGGTGGGCTGCTACCCCGTCCTGGGGCCGCCACACCCGGGGATGCTCTCCCCCCCGGCGGTCTGGCTCCTGGTCGTCGAGCGGGATCTCACCACCCTCAAGGTGCAGGGACTCCAGCAGGTGCGGCTGGGCGTGATGAAGCGCAGCCTGATGATCGGCCTGCTCGCGGGGCTGCTCTGGCTCTTCTCCTACTTCGCCCTCACCCGGAGGGTGGACCGGCTGGTCGCCGCCACCCGGAGCATCGCCACGCGCGACTGGGAGACGCGCTGCGGGCTCACCGGGCGCGACGAGCTCGCCCAGGTGTGCCAGGCCTTCGACGACATGGCCGATCATCTGCGCACGACCCAGTCCCAGCTCGAGGAGAGCGAGGCCCACGTCCGGTTGCTGCTCGACTCGACCGCGGAGGGCATCCTCGGAGTGGACCCCGACGGGTGCAGCACCTTCGTCAACCGCTCCGCCGTCCGGATGCTCGGCTATTCGGATGCGAGCGAGCTGCTGGGCCGCGATGCGCACGGGACATGGCACCACACCCGCGCGGACGGCACGCCCTACCCCGAGAGCGAGTGCCCCATCCTCCGGGCACTGAAGACCGGCACCCCGTACCACACCACGGAGGATGTCCTCTGGCGCAAGGACGGCACGAGCTTCCCGGTGGAGCGCTGGTCCCATCCCCTGCGCCTGGACGGCAGTCCGGTCGGCATCGTCTCGACGTTCATCGACATCACCGAGCGCAAGCGCGCCGAGGACACCCAGCGCGTCCTCCTCGAGGCCAGCACGCAGCTGGCGGAGCTGCTCGACGAGACGAGCACCCTGGAGCGTGTGGCGCGGCTGGCCGTGCCCCAGCTCGGCCAGTGGTGCGTCATCGACAGGGTGGACGACGCGGGGCGGATCCACCGCGCGGCCCAGGTGCACCAGGATCCGACCCGGAAGAGGTTGCTGCGCGAGCTGACGGAGCGCTACCCGCCGGGCTGGAACACGCTCCAGCCCACCGTGCACGTGCTGCGCACCGGCAGGCCGCTGCTCGCGACCGAGGCCACCCGGGCCCTGTTCCATACCGGCGACGCCGACGCGGAGTACCCGGAAATGCTGCGGCGGATGGGCGCGAGGACCGCCATGGCCCTCCCGCTCTCCGCGCGGGGGCAGACGCTGGCGGCCATGCTGCTGGTGTCGGACAGACCGGGTTTCGAGTACGGCCCCCATGAGCTGTCACTCGCCGAGGAGCTGGCCCGGCGCGCCTCGGTCGCCATGGACAACGCCCGGCTCTACCAGCAGTCCCAGGAAGCGGTGCGCCTGCGCGAGGACTTCCTCTCCGTGGCCTCCCACGAGCTGCACACCCCCCTCACGCCCCTGCGCCTGCACCTGCAGACGCTCCGGCGCGCGCTGGCCGCCAGCGCCGGCGGAGCGGGTGCCAGCCACCTGATGCCGAAGGTGGACAAGGCGCTCGAACAGGTGAAGCGCCTGTCCCAGCTCGTCGATGATCTGCTCGACGTCTCCCGCCTCACCTCCGGCCGGCTCCGCCTGCAATTGGAGGAGGTGGACCTGGTGGAGCTGACCTGGGATCAGGCCGAGCGTTTCTCCGAGCAGGCCAGCGCCGCCGGCTGCCAGCTGCTCGTCACCATCGAGGGGCCCACCGTGGGTCACTGGGACCGGATGCGCCTGGAGCAGGTCCTCACCAACCTCGTCATCAACGCGCTGAAGTACGGCGTGGGCCGGCCGGTGGAGATCCACGTCGCCTCGTCCGGTGGGAGGGCGCGCTGGAGCATCCGGGACCACGGCATCGGAATCGCCACCAAGGACCTCGGGCGCATCTTCGAGCGTTTCGAGCGGGCGGTCTCCACCCGGCAGTACGGCGGACTGGGGCTGGGCCTCTACATCTCGCGCGCCATCGTCCGCTCGCTCGGCGGAGACATCCACGTCGCGAGCCAGCCGGGAGCCGGCTCCGTCTTCACCGTCGAGCTGCCGCTCGAACCCGCCCGGGACTCGCGAGCACCCGGCGCCCCTCCACCGGAGCTCCACGCGGGGAGCCCTTCCGCGCCTGGACCCTGA
- a CDS encoding GFA family protein, with amino-acid sequence MNDWNLPWEGGCRCGQVRLRISAPPLLTMACHCTGCQRMSASAFSLSVAIPTEGFLVTKGEPVIGGLHGSPRHYFCPYCMSWMFTRPEGLDMFVNVRATMLDDASWFTPFIETYTSEKLPWASTPAVHSYAKFPEFSDYEGLTAEYAKKAVKPAAGNSHR; translated from the coding sequence ATGAACGATTGGAATCTTCCCTGGGAAGGCGGATGCCGTTGCGGACAGGTGCGGCTGAGGATCAGCGCACCGCCCCTCCTCACGATGGCCTGCCACTGCACGGGCTGCCAGCGGATGAGCGCGAGCGCCTTCTCCTTGAGTGTGGCAATCCCGACCGAGGGGTTCCTGGTCACGAAGGGCGAGCCTGTCATTGGAGGCCTCCACGGCTCGCCCCGTCATTACTTCTGCCCGTACTGCATGAGCTGGATGTTCACGCGGCCCGAGGGCCTGGACATGTTCGTCAACGTCCGCGCGACGATGCTCGATGACGCCAGCTGGTTCACCCCGTTCATCGAGACGTATACGAGCGAGAAGCTCCCCTGGGCGAGCACGCCCGCCGTTCACAGCTACGCGAAGTTCCCGGAGTTCAGCGACTACGAAGGGCTGACGGCGGAGTATGCGAAGAAGGCCGTGAAACCGGCGGCAGGCAACAGCCACCGGTAG
- a CDS encoding DUF2165 domain-containing protein — protein MNTSSSTTGSRALDRLLDLGTLPVVCTVLTGLVALYIFLVAFGNITDPDTNEAFVRHVLAMDTTFQDEDLMWRAITNKTVQDVAYVAIIVWESLTAVVLFWATAAWGRAFRTGQFDRPRRLSTVGLLMFEVLFLGGFITIGGEWFAMWQSKTWNGLDPAFRNAMIAAVALVLIHLQAREPSATS, from the coding sequence ATGAATACGTCTTCCTCCACCACCGGTTCCCGCGCGCTCGACCGATTGCTCGACCTTGGGACGCTGCCGGTGGTCTGCACCGTGCTCACGGGGCTCGTCGCTCTCTACATCTTTCTCGTGGCGTTCGGGAACATCACCGACCCGGACACGAACGAGGCCTTCGTCCGCCACGTGCTCGCGATGGACACCACGTTCCAGGACGAGGACCTCATGTGGCGTGCCATCACCAACAAGACGGTTCAGGACGTGGCCTACGTCGCGATCATCGTCTGGGAGTCACTGACGGCCGTGGTCTTGTTCTGGGCGACGGCGGCCTGGGGGCGCGCGTTCCGAACCGGCCAGTTCGACCGTCCACGCCGGCTCTCCACGGTGGGCTTGCTGATGTTCGAAGTCCTCTTCCTGGGAGGCTTCATCACCATTGGCGGGGAGTGGTTCGCGATGTGGCAGTCGAAGACCTGGAATGGGCTCGATCCGGCGTTCCGCAATGCCATGATCGCGGCAGTCGCGCTCGTCCTCATCCATTTGCAGGCGCGAGAGCCGAGCGCGACCTCGTGA
- a CDS encoding TetR/AcrR family transcriptional regulator: MRRTERKVAGAAVLQTNVTAAITRALFRELAKTGYAALSIEAVAKRAGVGKAAIYRRWPSKLEMVSDLLAEVGIELVDIPDTGSLRGDVVALLEQTRALLRRPLIARILPDLHAEMRRTPALASAVRTGIQQGRRARAQELVRRAIDRGELSPNIDIDLALDLFGALLYWRLIVTGQATPPDYLERLTTLTLGGLRALSEEAEEGWPRG; the protein is encoded by the coding sequence ATGCGAAGAACGGAGAGGAAGGTCGCCGGAGCGGCGGTCCTCCAGACCAACGTCACCGCCGCCATCACCCGCGCCCTGTTCCGAGAGCTGGCGAAGACGGGGTATGCCGCGCTGAGCATCGAGGCGGTGGCGAAGCGCGCCGGGGTGGGAAAGGCGGCCATCTACCGGCGCTGGCCCTCGAAGCTGGAGATGGTGTCGGACCTGCTGGCCGAGGTGGGCATCGAGCTGGTCGACATCCCGGACACGGGCTCGCTGCGCGGCGACGTCGTGGCCCTGCTCGAGCAGACCCGCGCCCTGCTGCGCCGGCCGCTGATCGCGCGCATCCTGCCGGACCTGCACGCGGAGATGCGACGCACGCCCGCGCTCGCCTCGGCGGTACGCACGGGAATCCAGCAGGGACGGCGCGCCCGGGCCCAGGAGCTGGTGCGCCGGGCCATCGACCGGGGCGAGCTGTCACCCAACATCGATATCGACCTCGCCCTGGATCTCTTCGGCGCCCTGCTCTACTGGCGTCTCATCGTGACGGGGCAAGCCACCCCGCCGGACTACCTCGAGCGGCTCACCACCCTGACACTCGGCGGCCTGCGCGCGCTCTCCGAGGAGGCGGAGGAGGGCTGGCCCCGAGGGTGA
- a CDS encoding nuclear transport factor 2 family protein, translated as MWMSHQEDALKNPHIRLFVSGYRALLDGDFEGFADMWAEDGSMEFPYAPEGFPQRLDGKAAIREHLRRFPEMLRIDRFSEPVFHPSQDGRVLIAEFSCEGRAVTTGKPYNQKYISVVEFRDGRIVKYRDYWNPLIALRALDIIKEG; from the coding sequence ATGTGGATGAGTCACCAGGAAGACGCGCTCAAGAACCCCCACATCCGGCTGTTCGTGTCGGGATACCGGGCCCTGCTCGACGGGGACTTCGAGGGCTTCGCGGACATGTGGGCCGAGGACGGCTCGATGGAGTTCCCCTATGCCCCCGAAGGCTTCCCGCAGCGGCTCGACGGCAAGGCGGCCATCCGTGAGCACCTGCGGAGGTTCCCCGAGATGCTGCGCATCGACCGCTTCAGCGAGCCGGTCTTCCATCCGTCGCAGGACGGGCGGGTGCTCATCGCGGAGTTCTCCTGCGAGGGGCGCGCCGTGACCACCGGCAAGCCGTACAACCAGAAGTACATCTCGGTGGTCGAGTTCCGGGATGGGCGGATCGTGAAGTACCGGGACTACTGGAACCCGCTGATCGCGCTGCGGGCCCTGGACATCATCAAGGAGGGCTGA
- a CDS encoding ABC transporter substrate-binding protein — protein MRSLVRVFGLLLLFIMPSCAREQTDPLRLGTCLWPGSEPLFLARELGFTDDRSVRMVEYATLGEINRAFRNGVIDAALMTLDMALTLQQHGFEPRVVLVLDYSHGGDALMARPEVRGLEELRGRKVAVEDLTTSPYVLGRALAQAGLQPSDVQIVRIPVDQQVRAYEAGRVDAVVTFEPFVDRLRRAGAHELLDSSALPEEIIDVLVVREDRLERYSRQVEHLLQGWFQSLEYLRRSPDDAVARMSPRLDMSPSEFTTALRGLRLLSLDENRALLGAPSPALVELARPLQRFMLAQGLMQEPIQPEEMLDARFLEEVREDGR, from the coding sequence GTGCGAAGCCTCGTCCGGGTGTTCGGTCTGCTGCTTCTTTTCATCATGCCCTCGTGTGCTCGAGAGCAGACGGACCCGCTGCGCCTCGGCACCTGCCTCTGGCCTGGGAGCGAGCCCCTCTTCCTCGCGCGTGAGCTCGGCTTCACGGACGACCGCTCCGTCCGCATGGTGGAATACGCCACCCTGGGTGAGATCAACCGGGCCTTCCGCAATGGGGTCATCGACGCGGCCCTCATGACCCTCGACATGGCGCTCACGCTCCAGCAGCACGGCTTCGAGCCGCGAGTGGTGCTCGTCCTGGACTACTCGCACGGAGGCGATGCCCTCATGGCGCGGCCAGAGGTGCGGGGGCTCGAGGAGCTCCGGGGGCGGAAGGTGGCGGTGGAGGATCTGACGACGAGCCCGTATGTGCTCGGCCGGGCGTTGGCGCAGGCGGGGCTCCAGCCCTCGGACGTCCAGATCGTCCGGATACCGGTGGATCAGCAGGTGCGCGCCTACGAAGCGGGACGTGTGGACGCCGTGGTCACCTTCGAGCCCTTCGTGGACAGGCTGCGGCGCGCGGGGGCACACGAGCTCCTCGACAGCAGCGCGTTGCCGGAGGAGATCATCGACGTGCTGGTGGTGCGAGAGGATCGCCTCGAGCGGTACTCCCGTCAGGTGGAGCACCTGCTCCAGGGATGGTTCCAGAGCCTGGAATATCTGCGGCGCTCCCCGGACGACGCGGTGGCCCGGATGAGCCCACGTCTCGACATGAGCCCCTCGGAGTTCACCACGGCCCTGCGGGGCCTGCGGCTGCTGTCCCTCGACGAGAACCGCGCCCTGCTGGGAGCCCCCTCTCCCGCGCTCGTCGAATTGGCGCGGCCCCTGCAACGCTTCATGCTGGCACAGGGGCTGATGCAGGAGCCCATCCAGCCCGAGGAGATGCTGGATGCTCGATTCCTCGAGGAGGTTCGGGAGGACGGGAGATGA
- a CDS encoding PAS domain-containing sensor histidine kinase encodes MDWGHSHLEPHLPSPICWKADAKSLRLLSVEPVSRWLSGQPEEALASLHPVFLTDLVHPADREHTLETLRAVAADGRARRCVHRPVTADGSPQWCLTSLRGIRDGTGQVQELTGVTQPMRGLLLPREELQQRESVLRRMLAQMPAFLYLTDRELRFIATAGSELAGPGLELEGRLLHEVLGAGEASSLALSAHGRALQGEPARYDTLWSHRTIEVRVEPAFDEEGRCVGTLGLAFDVTGQRQEEEALRTNAERLRTLLETTSDAIYLKDGEGRWLEANDAGLQLFRLPRSAYQGLTDLELSKLDDFYRDAFIACYRSDQRTWETGGPTRQEEIIPQPGGGSRIVDVSKVPLYHPNGQRKGLVILGRDITRRRLAEQERDRLLHQEKQARAAAEEARRRSEFLSSASRVLADSLDYDATLTTVARLGLPFLGEWCAVDLMGEDSRAVRVAMAHAEPSREPIARRLEACVPDVEAPGGIAEVIRSRHPLVLTAPDGEQGVLPLCDHGGAHQESVRELGLRSALCVPLVARGRTMGALTFASGDPRRYRDEDVMLAGDLAWRAALALDNARLYRESQEAILARDEFLSIASHELRTPITALRLGIQRLFRLARGGKEPAWKTVAASLEGVERQGRRLTLLIDSLLDVSRLQSHHIQLDLEELDLSEVVRDVVAQFEGVLARTHTPLSLRADTPVVGRWDRFRLEQVVTNLLDNAIKYGAAAPIEVTVALEEGSAVLTLRDQGIGIAPERLPFIFGRFERAVSSRHYGGLGLGLYIVRQIVEMHGGIIQVESSPRKGSTFTVRLPRSSHPVREEGVER; translated from the coding sequence ATGGACTGGGGGCATTCACACCTCGAGCCCCACTTACCTTCCCCCATTTGCTGGAAGGCGGACGCGAAGAGCCTACGCCTCCTCTCCGTGGAGCCCGTTTCCCGTTGGCTCTCAGGGCAACCCGAGGAGGCACTGGCCAGCCTCCACCCCGTGTTCCTGACGGACCTCGTGCATCCCGCGGACCGGGAGCACACGCTGGAGACGCTGCGCGCCGTGGCGGCGGATGGGAGGGCCCGGCGATGCGTCCACCGGCCCGTCACGGCGGACGGGAGCCCCCAGTGGTGCCTGACCTCGCTCCGGGGGATTCGCGATGGGACCGGACAGGTCCAGGAGCTGACGGGAGTGACGCAGCCCATGAGGGGTCTCCTGTTGCCCAGGGAGGAGCTCCAGCAGCGCGAGTCGGTCCTCCGGCGGATGCTCGCCCAGATGCCCGCCTTCCTGTACCTCACCGACCGGGAGCTGCGCTTCATCGCCACCGCGGGCTCGGAGCTGGCCGGGCCGGGACTGGAGCTGGAGGGGAGGCTGCTGCACGAGGTGCTCGGAGCGGGTGAGGCGTCCTCCCTGGCGCTCTCCGCCCACGGCCGCGCGCTCCAGGGCGAACCGGCGCGCTACGACACCCTGTGGTCCCACCGCACCATCGAGGTGCGCGTCGAGCCGGCCTTCGACGAGGAGGGCCGGTGCGTGGGGACGCTCGGTCTCGCGTTCGACGTGACCGGGCAGCGGCAGGAGGAGGAGGCGCTGCGGACGAACGCGGAACGCCTGCGCACGCTCCTGGAGACGACCTCGGATGCCATCTACCTCAAGGATGGCGAGGGCCGCTGGCTCGAGGCGAACGACGCGGGACTCCAGCTCTTCCGCCTGCCGCGCTCGGCATACCAGGGCCTGACGGACCTCGAGCTCTCCAAGCTCGACGACTTCTACCGGGATGCGTTCATCGCCTGCTACCGCAGCGATCAGCGGACGTGGGAGACGGGAGGCCCCACGCGCCAGGAGGAGATCATTCCCCAGCCGGGTGGAGGCTCCCGCATCGTGGATGTCTCCAAGGTCCCCCTGTACCACCCCAATGGACAGCGCAAGGGGCTCGTCATCCTTGGACGCGACATCACCCGCCGCCGCCTGGCCGAGCAGGAGCGGGATCGGCTGCTGCACCAGGAGAAGCAGGCCCGCGCCGCCGCGGAGGAGGCGCGGCGTCGCTCCGAGTTCCTGTCGTCCGCGAGCCGCGTGTTGGCCGACTCGCTGGATTACGATGCCACGCTGACGACGGTGGCCCGGCTGGGACTGCCCTTCCTGGGCGAGTGGTGCGCGGTGGACCTGATGGGGGAGGACTCGCGCGCCGTCCGGGTGGCCATGGCCCACGCCGAGCCCTCGAGGGAGCCCATCGCCCGGCGGCTCGAGGCCTGTGTGCCGGACGTGGAGGCGCCGGGGGGCATCGCGGAGGTCATCCGCTCCCGGCATCCGCTCGTGCTCACCGCGCCGGACGGAGAGCAGGGGGTGCTGCCCTTGTGTGACCATGGGGGGGCGCACCAGGAGTCCGTGAGGGAGCTGGGATTGCGCTCGGCGCTCTGCGTGCCCCTGGTGGCCCGGGGGCGGACCATGGGGGCGCTCACCTTCGCCTCGGGGGATCCGCGGCGATACCGGGACGAGGACGTGATGCTGGCCGGGGATCTGGCCTGGCGCGCAGCGCTCGCGCTGGACAACGCCCGGCTCTACCGGGAATCCCAGGAGGCCATCCTGGCCCGCGACGAGTTCCTCTCCATCGCCTCGCACGAGTTGCGCACGCCCATCACCGCGCTGCGGTTGGGCATCCAGCGCCTGTTCCGGCTCGCCCGCGGTGGCAAGGAGCCCGCGTGGAAGACGGTGGCCGCCTCCCTGGAAGGGGTGGAGCGGCAGGGCAGGCGCCTGACCCTGCTCATCGACAGCCTCCTGGATGTCTCGCGGCTGCAGTCCCATCACATCCAGCTCGATCTGGAGGAGTTGGATCTCTCGGAGGTGGTCCGCGACGTGGTGGCCCAGTTCGAGGGCGTGCTGGCGCGCACGCACACGCCCCTCTCGCTGCGGGCCGACACCCCCGTGGTGGGCCGGTGGGATCGCTTCCGGCTCGAGCAGGTGGTGACGAACCTTCTCGACAACGCCATCAAGTATGGCGCGGCGGCACCCATCGAGGTGACGGTGGCCCTCGAGGAGGGCTCGGCCGTGCTCACGCTGAGGGATCAGGGCATCGGTATCGCCCCCGAGCGTCTGCCCTTCATCTTCGGAAGGTTCGAGCGGGCGGTGTCCTCACGGCACTACGGTGGGCTCGGACTGGGGCTCTACATCGTGCGGCAGATCGTCGAGATGCATGGCGGTATCATCCAGGTGGAGAGCAGCCCCAGGAAGGGCTCGACCTTCACCGTGCGCCTGCCCCGCTCCTCCCACCCAGTGCGGGAGGAAGGCGTCGAACGATGA
- a CDS encoding ergot alkaloid biosynthesis protein, with product MSKPGILVTGGTGKTGGRVVRRLTELGWPVRLASRSGSGPEGVEAVRFDWNQPEGHARALEGVERVYLVAPVGEPDPLPIMSAFIERARAAGVRRFVLLSASSLPEGGPAMGGVHRLLRETAPEWTVLRPSWFMQNFSEGQHQATVRDEGALYSATGEGRVPFIDADDIAEVGVRALIDEKAHNTAHLLTGPRALSYGEAAGILGAALGRPVRHVNLSEEALAERWSRLGLTRDYAALLASMDGAIARGAEDRTTATVEQVTGRPPRDFVDFARASVSAWRKQG from the coding sequence ATGAGCAAGCCTGGGATTCTGGTGACGGGTGGTACGGGCAAGACGGGTGGCCGCGTCGTGCGGAGGCTGACGGAGCTGGGGTGGCCGGTGCGCCTGGCCAGCCGCTCGGGGAGCGGGCCCGAGGGGGTCGAGGCCGTGCGCTTCGACTGGAACCAACCCGAGGGCCACGCTCGCGCGCTGGAGGGAGTGGAGCGCGTCTACCTGGTCGCGCCGGTGGGGGAGCCGGATCCGCTGCCGATCATGTCGGCGTTCATCGAGCGGGCGCGCGCGGCGGGGGTGCGTCGCTTCGTGCTGCTCAGTGCCTCGTCGCTGCCAGAGGGCGGACCGGCCATGGGAGGCGTGCACCGGCTGTTGCGTGAGACCGCGCCGGAGTGGACGGTGCTGCGCCCCTCGTGGTTCATGCAGAACTTCTCCGAGGGGCAGCACCAGGCCACCGTGCGAGACGAAGGGGCGCTGTACTCGGCGACGGGCGAGGGGCGGGTGCCCTTCATCGACGCCGACGACATCGCGGAGGTGGGGGTCCGGGCGCTCATCGACGAGAAGGCGCACAACACGGCGCACCTGCTGACGGGGCCTCGGGCGCTGAGCTACGGGGAAGCGGCGGGCATTCTCGGTGCGGCGCTGGGCCGGCCCGTGCGCCACGTCAACCTGTCGGAAGAGGCGCTCGCCGAGCGCTGGAGCCGCCTGGGGCTGACGCGGGACTACGCCGCGCTGCTGGCGTCCATGGATGGAGCCATTGCCCGCGGGGCGGAAGATCGGACGACCGCCACCGTCGAGCAGGTGACGGGGCGGCCTCCGAGGGACTTCGTGGACTTCGCCCGGGCCTCGGTGTCGGCCTGGCGGAAGCAGGGCTGA